The Lampris incognitus isolate fLamInc1 chromosome 17, fLamInc1.hap2, whole genome shotgun sequence genome contains a region encoding:
- the meiob gene encoding meiosis-specific with OB domain-containing protein, protein MAAPSYVDISEVHPNITHSRVVGVIIGKTDVRTFPDRKKIGSERGTFGFTIKDAPESFINAAAWGSDGYINVLSNSFSIGDCVIVENFLVVSKDPEKDDRFCPATPSFYKLLMSEAHSQVSLCADMDTVDRMLPLLHHPVKDPRDFYSLGDIEANGQSLDGSFINILAAIRSIAEPKFFTTSDKRKGQRLEVKLFDETVSFFSLVCWDREAIQLIQTLIPKQTVLFIADAKIGFDSFRKCMAATVTSKTIITVNPDTKEAGQLFSYAKGLSESGALEEDDRPEDMDVDSITDVYTVEQLKLKAQESSDVFFGITYSFISRLDLDSSLSKVIWLNCSECKFQVTEDLQSCTNELCPGRDQALSCTKRFNLLVDITDHTGTLRLFSLRSPVAEKTFNCTTEEFEGLTDAQRTTMKWKFLLERCKIYVKILPSPKMRDGIKGSILSCSLADSGEVKQYMSTLLL, encoded by the exons ATGGCCGCTCCGAGCTACGTGGACATTTCTGAAGTGCACCCGAACATCACCCATTCT AGGGTGGTTGGTGTCATCATTGGAAAAACTGATGTCAGAACCTTCCCCGACAGAAAAA AAATTGGTTCTGAAAGAGGCACCTTCGGCTTCACAATCAAGGATGCCCCAGAGTCTTTCATCAACGCAGCAGCGTGGGGTAGTGATGGGTATATCAACGTACTCTCCAACAGCTTCAGTATTGGAGACTGTG TTATTGTTGAAAATTTTTTGGTTGTCAGCAAAGATCCGGAGAAAGATGACAGGTTTTGCCCAGCAACACCAAG CTTCTACAAGTTGCTGATGTCGGAGGCCCACTCCCAGGTGTCTCTGTGTGCTGACATGGACACTGTCGACAGAATGCTGCCTCTGCTCCATCACCCCGTGAAGGACCCCAGAGACTTCTACTCCCTGGGGGACATAGAAGCCAATGGACAGAGCCTGGATGGCAGTTTCATAAATATACTGGCTGCAATAAGATCG ATTGCGGAGCCCAAGTTTTTTACCACCTCAGATAAACGCAAAGGGCAGAGACTAGAAGTTAAGCTGTTTGATGAGACTGTCTCTTTCTTCTCCTTGGTGTG CTGGGACAGAGAGGCCATTCAGCTTATACAAACTCTGATACCAAAGCAGACGG TTCTCTTCATAGCAGATGCAAAGATTGGCTTTGACAGTTTTCGCAAATGTATGGCAGCAACGGTGACCTCCAAGACCATTATCACAGTCAACCCCG ACACTAAAGAGGCTGGTCAGCTGTTCAGCTATGCTAAAGGGCTGTCTGAGTCTGGAGCTCTGGAGGAAGATGATAGACCAGAGGATATGGACG TGGATTCTATCACTGACGTGTACACAGTGGAGCAGCTGAAGCTTAAAGCACAGGAAAGCTCTGATGTATTTTTTGGCATCACCTACAGCTTCATCTCCAGGCTGGACCTTGATTCATCTTTGTCCAAAGTTATTTGGCTCAACTG CTCCGAGTGTAAGTTCCAGGTGACTGAGGATCTGCAGAGTTGCACTAACGAGTTGTGTCCAGGGAGAGACCAGGCCCTGTCTTGTACCAAAAGGTTTAATCTGCTAGTGGACATCACAGACCACACTGGTACCCTGCGCCTCTTCTCCCTAAGAAGCCCAGTGGCAGAGAAGACATTCAACTGCACT ACAGAGGAGTTTGAAGGTTTGACTGATGCTCAACGGACCACCATGAAATGGAAATTTCTCTTGGAGAGGTGTAAGATATATGTGAAG ATCCTGCCGTCTCCCAAGATGAGAGATGGAATCAAAGGGTCCATTCTGTCTTGCTCACTGGCAGATTCAGGGGAAGTGAAACAGTATATGTCTACCCTGTTGTTGTAG